In Streptomyces asoensis, a single genomic region encodes these proteins:
- a CDS encoding GTP-binding protein: MVSEHCDATGGDTTPLALKILVAGGFGVGKTTMVGAVSEIKPLRTEELLSQAGRSVDDTEGVDQKVTTTVAMDFGRITIRSGLSLYLFGTPGQDRFWFLWDELSQGALGAVVLADTRRLEDCFPAVDYFEHRHIPFVVAVNCFTGSRTYGAQDVSRALDLDGGTPVVLCDARDRDSGKEVLIRLVEYAGRMHTARLLDSVG, encoded by the coding sequence ATGGTCTCCGAGCACTGCGATGCCACGGGCGGCGACACGACCCCCCTGGCGTTGAAGATTCTGGTCGCCGGCGGATTCGGCGTCGGCAAGACCACGATGGTGGGCGCGGTCAGCGAGATCAAACCGCTGCGCACCGAGGAACTGCTGAGCCAGGCCGGACGTTCGGTGGACGACACCGAAGGCGTGGACCAGAAGGTGACGACGACCGTCGCGATGGACTTCGGCCGGATCACCATCCGCTCCGGCCTCTCCCTCTACCTGTTCGGCACGCCCGGACAGGACCGCTTCTGGTTCCTGTGGGACGAGTTGTCCCAGGGGGCCCTGGGCGCGGTGGTCCTCGCCGACACCCGGCGGCTCGAGGACTGCTTCCCCGCGGTCGACTACTTCGAGCACCGGCACATCCCGTTCGTCGTCGCCGTCAACTGCTTCACGGGCTCGCGGACCTACGGCGCCCAGGACGTCTCGCGCGCCCTCGACCTCGACGGCGGCACCCCCGTCGTCCTGTGCGACGCCAGGGACCGCGACTCGGGCAAGGAGGTACTGATCCGGCTGGTCGAATACGCCGGGCGGATGCACACCGCCCGGCTCCTCGACTCCGTGGGCTGA
- a CDS encoding PPOX class F420-dependent oxidoreductase has translation MAQKMTDEEWRAFVLDGTRTGKLCTVRADGSPHVAPIWFLLDGDEVVFNTGRDTVKGRNLTRDGRVALCVDDDRPPFDFVVLQGRARVSEDLDEVRHWATRLAARYMGEERAEEFGARNGVPGELLVRVAVDKVLAQKRVAD, from the coding sequence ATGGCACAGAAGATGACCGATGAGGAATGGCGGGCGTTCGTCCTGGACGGCACCCGCACCGGGAAGCTCTGCACCGTACGGGCCGACGGCAGCCCGCACGTGGCGCCGATCTGGTTCCTGCTGGACGGGGACGAGGTGGTGTTCAACACCGGCAGGGACACGGTGAAGGGCCGCAACCTGACCCGCGACGGCCGGGTCGCCCTGTGTGTCGACGACGACCGCCCGCCGTTCGACTTCGTGGTGCTCCAGGGCCGGGCGCGCGTCTCGGAGGACCTCGACGAGGTCCGGCACTGGGCGACCCGTCTCGCGGCGCGCTACATGGGCGAGGAACGGGCCGAGGAGTTCGGTGCCCGCAACGGCGTCCCGGGTGAACTGCTCGTGCGCGTCGCCGTCGACAAGGTCCTGGCGCAGAAGCGCGTGGCGGACTGA